Proteins co-encoded in one Malus sylvestris chromosome 7, drMalSylv7.2, whole genome shotgun sequence genomic window:
- the LOC126629209 gene encoding uncharacterized protein LOC126629209 isoform X2, producing MGKHEEWAEPPSGLLPNGLLPNEAASVMRVLDSERWLKAEERTAELIACIQPNSPSEERRNAVADYVQRLIMKCFPCQVFTFGSVPLKTYLPDGDIDLTAFSKSPNMKDTWAHQVRDMLENEEKNENAEFRVKEVQYIQAEVKIIKCLVENIVVDISFNQLGGLCTLCFLEEVDHLINQNHLFKRSIILIKAWCYYESRILGAHHGLISTYALETLVLYIFHVFNNSFSGPLEVLYRFLVFFSKFDWDNFCVSLWGPVPISSLPDVSAEPPRKDGGELLLSKLFLDACSSVYAVFPGDQKTQGQPFVSKHFNVIDPLRINNNLGRSVSKGNFFRIRSAFTFGAKRLARLLDCAKEDLFFEVNQFFLNTWDRHGSGHRPDAPRNDLRHLRLSNPDHLHGSENLRNISSNHKKESSSGRDTQSGGMHGSINVPSQHASYSLESTSGISSVSTVTHSQTQRIHGNTNLTRASDMTRKEMNSDLGAHIDKGQRSAKPDNLVNDLQGRFLFARTHSSPELTDTYGEVSTQSRRNRAPESGKGQTSTRLDNSTRKNLDSDSVASHRNRSSTDDPSSARSISSRQSPDAAIDSNNYHDESGMSAVADDYASISAAQGMHQEEQDLVNMMASSAAHGFNGQVHLPLNLGPGHLPLPIPPSILASMGYAQRNMGGMVPTNFPLMETPWGTNMQFPQGVVRPSLAPYFPGMGLTSNPEDSVEPGNENFGSVEMNSGETELDFWHQQERGSTGGFDLDNGSYEMLQEDDKQQSTSAGYNFHPSSRVGTSGNSMQAQPKSTKENQESMMGEERVDNFQYQDNRGNEVYFDDRTVSSRSATYASSVRSKTSSESSWEGSSAKVSKSTREKRGRRNAHSAVLSAAYGKGKSVSEHSSTQADDDNRDWNSPTALGAETVEQSTGPQPVAPLHFPRHQMTGFEQTQTSGSDSMIPFAPVFLGHGSRQRATNDSGMLTFYPTGPPVPFVTMLPYNYFSSETGTSDVSTSQFSREEGTDNSDSGQNFDSSEGADQPEVLSTSSSMGRVAPIEPSEHKSDILHSDFSSHWQNLQYGRFCQTSRHPSPVVYPSPVMVPPAYLQGRFPWDGPGRPLSANVNLFTQLMGYGPRLVPVAPLQSVPNRPAGGYQRYADEIPRYRAGTGTYLPNPVAVRDRPSNTRRGNYNYDRNDHHGDREGNWNTNSKSRASGRNHSRGQAEKQNSRVDRLAASESRAERSWSSNRQDSFPSYQSQNGPIRANTTQSGSTNVAYGMYPVPAMNPGGVSSNGPSMPPVVMLYPYDHNAGYGPPTDQLEFGSLGPVGFSGLNEAQLNEGSRMNGVFDEQRFHGGSTQRSSPDQPSSPHLQRGV from the exons ATGGGCAAACATGAGGAGTGGGCAGAGCCACCAAGTGGGCTGTTGCCGAATGGCCTATTGCCCAATGAAGCTGCATCGGTGATGAGAGTGCTCGACTCAGAGCGATGGTTGAAGGCGGAGGAGCGAACTGCAGAGCTTATTGCCTGCATTCAGCCCAACTCACCATCCGAAGAGCGCCGAAATGCCGTTGCCGATTATGTGCAGCGGCTCATCATGAAGTGCTTCCCCTGCCAG GTGTTCACTTTTGGGTCTGTACCCCTGAAAACGTATTTGCCTGATGGAGATATTGACCTGACAGCCTTCAGTAAGAGTCCAAATATGAAGGACACATGGGCCCATCAAGTTCGTGATATGCTCGAGAATGAGGAGAAGAACGAGAATGCTGAATTCCGTGTGAAAGAGGTTCAGTACATTCAGGCAGAA GTGAAGATAATCAAGTGCCTTGTGGAAAACATTGTTGTAGACATATCATTCAATCAGCTCGGTGGCCTGTGCACCCTCTGTTTCCTTGAGGAG gttgatcatttgataaATCAAAATCATTTGTTCAAGCGCAGTATCATACTGATAAAGGCCTGGTGTTATTATGAAAGCCGAATACTGGGCGCTCATCATGGGCTTATCTCAACTTATGCGTTGGAAACTTTGGTTTTATACATATTTCATGTTTTCAACAACTCGTTTTCTGGACCACTTGAG GTTTTGTATCGTTTTCTGGTGTTTTTCAGTAAATTTGACTGGGATAATTTTTGTGTTAGCCTATGGGGTCCTGTCCCCATTAGTTCACTTCCAGATGTATCTG CGGAACCTCCTCGAAAAGATGGTGGAGAGTTACTACTGAGCAAATTGTTTCTTGATGCCTGTAGCTCAGTGTATGCTGTTTTTCCTGGTGATCAAAAAACTCAGGGCCAACCTTTTGTTTCCAAACATTTTAATGTTATTGATCCTTTGAGAATCAACAACAACCTGGGACGCAGTGTTAGTAAAG GTAATTTTTTTAGGATACGCAGTGCATTTACATTTGGGGCTAAAAGGCTGGCCAGGTTGCTTGATTGTGCCAAAGAGGATCTATTTTTCGAAGTAAATCAGTTTTTTCTTAACACTTGGGATAGACATGGGAGTGGTCATCGACCTGATGCACCACGAAATGATTTGAGGCACTTGAGACTTTCAAATCCGGACCATTTACATGGATCTGAGAATCTCAGGAATATTTCAAGCAACCATAAAAAGGAAAGTTCCTCTGGTCGAGATACTCAAAGTGGGGGGATGCATGGCTCCATTAATGTTCCCTCCCAGCATGCTAGTTATTCTTTAGAAAGCACCTCTGGTATCAGTAGTGTATCTACAGTAACTCATTCTCAAACTCAAAGGATTCATGGGAACACAAACCTCACTAGGGCCTCTGATATGActagaaaggaaatgaattccGACCTGGGTGCACACATTGATAAAGGTCAGAGAAGTGCTAAACCTGATAACTTGGTGAATGACTTACAAGGGAGGTTTCTTTTTGCAAGGACACACTCTAGTCCTGAGCTTACTGATACATATGGTGAAGTTTCCACTCAAAGTAGGCGCAACAGAGCCCCAGAGAGTGGGAAAGGCCAAACTTCAACAAGGTTGGATAATAGCACGAGGAAAAACCTGGATTCTGATAGTGTGGCAAGCCACAGAAATAGATCTTCAACTGATGATCCTTCATCTGCTAGATCCATCTCATCCCGCCAAAGCCCTGATGCTGCTATTGATTCAAATAACTACCATGATGAGTCAGGCATGAGTGCCGTTGCTGACGATTATGCTTCTATTTCGGCAGCACAAGGGATGCACCAGGAGGAGCAAGATCTTGTTAACATGATGGCATCTTCTGCAGCTCATGGTTTTAATGGGCAGGTTCATCTTCCACTCAATTTGGGTCCCGGTCACCTACCGCTTCCAATCCCACCTTCCATTCTTGCTTCTATGGGATATGCCCAGAGAAATATGGGTGGAATGGTTCCTACAAATTTCCCCTTGATGGAGACTCCTTGGGGAACAAATATGCAATTTCCGCAAGGTGTTGTGCGACCGTCGCTAGCCCCTTATTTCCCTGGCATGGGGTTGACCTCAAATCCTGAAGATTCAGTGGAACCTggtaatgaaaattttggatCTGTGGAAATGAACTCAGGTGAAACGGAGCTTGATTTCTGGCATCAGCAAGAGAGGGGATCTACTGGTGGGTTTGATCTGGATAATGGAAGTTATGAAATGCTTCAGGAAGATGACAAGCAACAGTCAACCTCAGCTGGTTATAACTTTCATCCATCATCTCGTGTAGGCACCTCAGGAAATTCTATGCAAGCTCAACCAAAGTCTACCAAAGAAAACCAAGAGTCGATGATGGGGGAAGAGCGTGTGGATAATTTTCAATACCAAGATAACAGAGGTAATGAGGTTTACTTTGATGATCGAACTGTGAGTTCTAGATCTGCCACATATGCAAGTTCAGTGAGAAGTAAGACCTCCTCTGAGAGTTCTTGGGAAGGATCATCAGCAAAGGTCTCAAAGTCAACAAGGGAAAAACGTGGTAGGCGAAATGCTCATTCAGCAGTGCTATCTGCTGCATATGGGAAAGGTAAGAGTGTGTCCGAACATTCATCTACCCAGGCAGATGATGACAACAGAGATTGGAATTCACCTACCGCTTTAGGTGCCGAAACGGTAGAACAGAGCACAGGACCTCAACCTGTTGCTCCCTTGCATTTTCCAAGGCATCAAATGACCGGTTTTGAACAAACTCAGACAAGTGGATCAGATTCGATGATTCCTTTTGCTCCAGTGTTCTTAGGTCACGGCTCAAGACAGAGAGCTACAAATGATTCTGGAATGCTTACATTTTATCCTACGGGCCCTCCAGTTCCATTTGTTACAATGCTTCCTTATAATTATTTCTCGTCAGAAACAGGAACTTCAGATGTATCAACAAGCCAATTTAGCAGAGAAGAGGGAACAGATAATAGCGATTCTGGTCAGAATTTTGATTCGTCTGAGGGAGCTGATCAACCTGAGGTGTTAAGTACTTCTAGCTCTATGGGAAGGGTAGCTCCTATTGAGCCGTCAGAGCATAAATCTGACATTCTTCACAGTGACTTCTCTAGCCATTGGCAGAATCTGCAATATGGACGGTTTTGCCAAACTTCACGGCACCCTTCACCTGTCGTTTATCCTTCACCAGTTATGGTGCCCCCTGCTTACTTACAAGGAAGATTTCCATGGGATGGTCCCGGGAGACCTCTTTCAGCCAACGTCAATCTCTTCACTCAGCTTATGGGTTATGGACCTCGACTGGTCCCTGTTGCTCCTCTCCAGTCTGTTCCTAACAGGCCTGCTGGTGGTTATCAACGTTATGCAGATGAGATTCCAAGATATCGTGCTGGGACTGGGACCTACCTGCCAAATCCT GTTGCTGTACGGGACCGGCCTTCAAATACGAGAAGGGGGAATTACAATTATGATAGAAATGACCACCACGGTGATAGAGAAGGGAACTGGAATACCAATTCAAAGTCACGAGCTTCTGGGCGCAACCACAGTCGCGGTCAAGCTGAGAAGCAAAATTCAAGAGTAGACCGTTTGGCAGCTAGTGAGAGCAGAGCTGAAAGGTCATGGAGTTCAAATAGGCAGGACTCATTCCCgtcatatcaatctcaaaatgGTCCTATCCGTGCAAACACTACACAGAGTGGTTCGACCAATGTTGCATATGGCATGTATCCGGTACCAGCCATGAACCCTGGTGGGGTATCATCAAATGGCCCTTCCATGCCACCTGTTGTCATGCTGTATCCTTATGATCATAATGCTGGCTACGGGCCACCTACAGATCAACTTGAGTTTGGTTCTCTTGGACCAGTGGGATTCTCGGGTTTGAATGAAGCACAGCTAAATGAAGGGAGCCGGATGAATGGGGTATTTGATGAACAAAGGTTTCATGGTGGCTCTACTCAACGATCTTCACCTGATCAGCCTTCTTCACCCCACCTCCAAAG GGGAGTTTGA
- the LOC126629209 gene encoding uncharacterized protein LOC126629209 isoform X1 produces MGKHEEWAEPPSGLLPNGLLPNEAASVMRVLDSERWLKAEERTAELIACIQPNSPSEERRNAVADYVQRLIMKCFPCQVFTFGSVPLKTYLPDGDIDLTAFSKSPNMKDTWAHQVRDMLENEEKNENAEFRVKEVQYIQAEVKIIKCLVENIVVDISFNQLGGLCTLCFLEEVDHLINQNHLFKRSIILIKAWCYYESRILGAHHGLISTYALETLVLYIFHVFNNSFSGPLEVLYRFLVFFSKFDWDNFCVSLWGPVPISSLPDVSAEPPRKDGGELLLSKLFLDACSSVYAVFPGDQKTQGQPFVSKHFNVIDPLRINNNLGRSVSKGNFFRIRSAFTFGAKRLARLLDCAKEDLFFEVNQFFLNTWDRHGSGHRPDAPRNDLRHLRLSNPDHLHGSENLRNISSNHKKESSSGRDTQSGGMHGSINVPSQHASYSLESTSGISSVSTVTHSQTQRIHGNTNLTRASDMTRKEMNSDLGAHIDKGQRSAKPDNLVNDLQGRFLFARTHSSPELTDTYGEVSTQSRRNRAPESGKGQTSTRLDNSTRKNLDSDSVASHRNRSSTDDPSSARSISSRQSPDAAIDSNNYHDESGMSAVADDYASISAAQGMHQEEQDLVNMMASSAAHGFNGQVHLPLNLGPGHLPLPIPPSILASMGYAQRNMGGMVPTNFPLMETPWGTNMQFPQGVVRPSLAPYFPGMGLTSNPEDSVEPGNENFGSVEMNSGETELDFWHQQERGSTGGFDLDNGSYEMLQEDDKQQSTSAGYNFHPSSRVGTSGNSMQAQPKSTKENQESMMGEERVDNFQYQDNRGNEVYFDDRTVSSRSATYASSVRSKTSSESSWEGSSAKVSKSTREKRGRRNAHSAVLSAAYGKGKSVSEHSSTQADDDNRDWNSPTALGAETVEQSTGPQPVAPLHFPRHQMTGFEQTQTSGSDSMIPFAPVFLGHGSRQRATNDSGMLTFYPTGPPVPFVTMLPYNYFSSETGTSDVSTSQFSREEGTDNSDSGQNFDSSEGADQPEVLSTSSSMGRVAPIEPSEHKSDILHSDFSSHWQNLQYGRFCQTSRHPSPVVYPSPVMVPPAYLQGRFPWDGPGRPLSANVNLFTQLMGYGPRLVPVAPLQSVPNRPAGGYQRYADEIPRYRAGTGTYLPNPKVAVRDRPSNTRRGNYNYDRNDHHGDREGNWNTNSKSRASGRNHSRGQAEKQNSRVDRLAASESRAERSWSSNRQDSFPSYQSQNGPIRANTTQSGSTNVAYGMYPVPAMNPGGVSSNGPSMPPVVMLYPYDHNAGYGPPTDQLEFGSLGPVGFSGLNEAQLNEGSRMNGVFDEQRFHGGSTQRSSPDQPSSPHLQRGV; encoded by the exons ATGGGCAAACATGAGGAGTGGGCAGAGCCACCAAGTGGGCTGTTGCCGAATGGCCTATTGCCCAATGAAGCTGCATCGGTGATGAGAGTGCTCGACTCAGAGCGATGGTTGAAGGCGGAGGAGCGAACTGCAGAGCTTATTGCCTGCATTCAGCCCAACTCACCATCCGAAGAGCGCCGAAATGCCGTTGCCGATTATGTGCAGCGGCTCATCATGAAGTGCTTCCCCTGCCAG GTGTTCACTTTTGGGTCTGTACCCCTGAAAACGTATTTGCCTGATGGAGATATTGACCTGACAGCCTTCAGTAAGAGTCCAAATATGAAGGACACATGGGCCCATCAAGTTCGTGATATGCTCGAGAATGAGGAGAAGAACGAGAATGCTGAATTCCGTGTGAAAGAGGTTCAGTACATTCAGGCAGAA GTGAAGATAATCAAGTGCCTTGTGGAAAACATTGTTGTAGACATATCATTCAATCAGCTCGGTGGCCTGTGCACCCTCTGTTTCCTTGAGGAG gttgatcatttgataaATCAAAATCATTTGTTCAAGCGCAGTATCATACTGATAAAGGCCTGGTGTTATTATGAAAGCCGAATACTGGGCGCTCATCATGGGCTTATCTCAACTTATGCGTTGGAAACTTTGGTTTTATACATATTTCATGTTTTCAACAACTCGTTTTCTGGACCACTTGAG GTTTTGTATCGTTTTCTGGTGTTTTTCAGTAAATTTGACTGGGATAATTTTTGTGTTAGCCTATGGGGTCCTGTCCCCATTAGTTCACTTCCAGATGTATCTG CGGAACCTCCTCGAAAAGATGGTGGAGAGTTACTACTGAGCAAATTGTTTCTTGATGCCTGTAGCTCAGTGTATGCTGTTTTTCCTGGTGATCAAAAAACTCAGGGCCAACCTTTTGTTTCCAAACATTTTAATGTTATTGATCCTTTGAGAATCAACAACAACCTGGGACGCAGTGTTAGTAAAG GTAATTTTTTTAGGATACGCAGTGCATTTACATTTGGGGCTAAAAGGCTGGCCAGGTTGCTTGATTGTGCCAAAGAGGATCTATTTTTCGAAGTAAATCAGTTTTTTCTTAACACTTGGGATAGACATGGGAGTGGTCATCGACCTGATGCACCACGAAATGATTTGAGGCACTTGAGACTTTCAAATCCGGACCATTTACATGGATCTGAGAATCTCAGGAATATTTCAAGCAACCATAAAAAGGAAAGTTCCTCTGGTCGAGATACTCAAAGTGGGGGGATGCATGGCTCCATTAATGTTCCCTCCCAGCATGCTAGTTATTCTTTAGAAAGCACCTCTGGTATCAGTAGTGTATCTACAGTAACTCATTCTCAAACTCAAAGGATTCATGGGAACACAAACCTCACTAGGGCCTCTGATATGActagaaaggaaatgaattccGACCTGGGTGCACACATTGATAAAGGTCAGAGAAGTGCTAAACCTGATAACTTGGTGAATGACTTACAAGGGAGGTTTCTTTTTGCAAGGACACACTCTAGTCCTGAGCTTACTGATACATATGGTGAAGTTTCCACTCAAAGTAGGCGCAACAGAGCCCCAGAGAGTGGGAAAGGCCAAACTTCAACAAGGTTGGATAATAGCACGAGGAAAAACCTGGATTCTGATAGTGTGGCAAGCCACAGAAATAGATCTTCAACTGATGATCCTTCATCTGCTAGATCCATCTCATCCCGCCAAAGCCCTGATGCTGCTATTGATTCAAATAACTACCATGATGAGTCAGGCATGAGTGCCGTTGCTGACGATTATGCTTCTATTTCGGCAGCACAAGGGATGCACCAGGAGGAGCAAGATCTTGTTAACATGATGGCATCTTCTGCAGCTCATGGTTTTAATGGGCAGGTTCATCTTCCACTCAATTTGGGTCCCGGTCACCTACCGCTTCCAATCCCACCTTCCATTCTTGCTTCTATGGGATATGCCCAGAGAAATATGGGTGGAATGGTTCCTACAAATTTCCCCTTGATGGAGACTCCTTGGGGAACAAATATGCAATTTCCGCAAGGTGTTGTGCGACCGTCGCTAGCCCCTTATTTCCCTGGCATGGGGTTGACCTCAAATCCTGAAGATTCAGTGGAACCTggtaatgaaaattttggatCTGTGGAAATGAACTCAGGTGAAACGGAGCTTGATTTCTGGCATCAGCAAGAGAGGGGATCTACTGGTGGGTTTGATCTGGATAATGGAAGTTATGAAATGCTTCAGGAAGATGACAAGCAACAGTCAACCTCAGCTGGTTATAACTTTCATCCATCATCTCGTGTAGGCACCTCAGGAAATTCTATGCAAGCTCAACCAAAGTCTACCAAAGAAAACCAAGAGTCGATGATGGGGGAAGAGCGTGTGGATAATTTTCAATACCAAGATAACAGAGGTAATGAGGTTTACTTTGATGATCGAACTGTGAGTTCTAGATCTGCCACATATGCAAGTTCAGTGAGAAGTAAGACCTCCTCTGAGAGTTCTTGGGAAGGATCATCAGCAAAGGTCTCAAAGTCAACAAGGGAAAAACGTGGTAGGCGAAATGCTCATTCAGCAGTGCTATCTGCTGCATATGGGAAAGGTAAGAGTGTGTCCGAACATTCATCTACCCAGGCAGATGATGACAACAGAGATTGGAATTCACCTACCGCTTTAGGTGCCGAAACGGTAGAACAGAGCACAGGACCTCAACCTGTTGCTCCCTTGCATTTTCCAAGGCATCAAATGACCGGTTTTGAACAAACTCAGACAAGTGGATCAGATTCGATGATTCCTTTTGCTCCAGTGTTCTTAGGTCACGGCTCAAGACAGAGAGCTACAAATGATTCTGGAATGCTTACATTTTATCCTACGGGCCCTCCAGTTCCATTTGTTACAATGCTTCCTTATAATTATTTCTCGTCAGAAACAGGAACTTCAGATGTATCAACAAGCCAATTTAGCAGAGAAGAGGGAACAGATAATAGCGATTCTGGTCAGAATTTTGATTCGTCTGAGGGAGCTGATCAACCTGAGGTGTTAAGTACTTCTAGCTCTATGGGAAGGGTAGCTCCTATTGAGCCGTCAGAGCATAAATCTGACATTCTTCACAGTGACTTCTCTAGCCATTGGCAGAATCTGCAATATGGACGGTTTTGCCAAACTTCACGGCACCCTTCACCTGTCGTTTATCCTTCACCAGTTATGGTGCCCCCTGCTTACTTACAAGGAAGATTTCCATGGGATGGTCCCGGGAGACCTCTTTCAGCCAACGTCAATCTCTTCACTCAGCTTATGGGTTATGGACCTCGACTGGTCCCTGTTGCTCCTCTCCAGTCTGTTCCTAACAGGCCTGCTGGTGGTTATCAACGTTATGCAGATGAGATTCCAAGATATCGTGCTGGGACTGGGACCTACCTGCCAAATCCT AAGGTTGCTGTACGGGACCGGCCTTCAAATACGAGAAGGGGGAATTACAATTATGATAGAAATGACCACCACGGTGATAGAGAAGGGAACTGGAATACCAATTCAAAGTCACGAGCTTCTGGGCGCAACCACAGTCGCGGTCAAGCTGAGAAGCAAAATTCAAGAGTAGACCGTTTGGCAGCTAGTGAGAGCAGAGCTGAAAGGTCATGGAGTTCAAATAGGCAGGACTCATTCCCgtcatatcaatctcaaaatgGTCCTATCCGTGCAAACACTACACAGAGTGGTTCGACCAATGTTGCATATGGCATGTATCCGGTACCAGCCATGAACCCTGGTGGGGTATCATCAAATGGCCCTTCCATGCCACCTGTTGTCATGCTGTATCCTTATGATCATAATGCTGGCTACGGGCCACCTACAGATCAACTTGAGTTTGGTTCTCTTGGACCAGTGGGATTCTCGGGTTTGAATGAAGCACAGCTAAATGAAGGGAGCCGGATGAATGGGGTATTTGATGAACAAAGGTTTCATGGTGGCTCTACTCAACGATCTTCACCTGATCAGCCTTCTTCACCCCACCTCCAAAG GGGAGTTTGA